The following proteins are encoded in a genomic region of Arcobacter cloacae:
- a CDS encoding BCCT family transporter: protein MKNNFKTTILKPVFIPSVIFIITLVSFAILSPQLANEVFTNVRNFVADKFGWLYMLGVGIFTLFALFLAVSPFGKFRLGPDQSKPTYSNLSWFAMLFSAGMGIGLMFWSVAEPVMHYVSPPVETAQSIDSAKMAMNILFFHWGLHAWAIYAIVGLVLAYFSFRHGLPLSIRSALYPLIGYKIYGKIGHSVDTIAVLGTVFGVATSLGFGVLQINSGLNYLFEIPVGISTQIILIALITAIATISVVLGLDGGIKRLSELNLYLAGFLLLFIFLAGPTFFLLNTLIQNIGSYLSNIVFMTFNQYSYDTTSSWMSSWTLFYWAWWIAWAPFVGMFIARVSRGRTIREFVIGVLFVPVGFTFIWMTVFGNSALYSIMNEGFTLLSTAVSADVSTALFKFLQHFPFSSFVSVIAIVLVVTFFVTSSDSGSLVVDTIASGGRVNNPVWQRIFWAVSQGIVAIALLLAGGLQALQSASIIMALPFVFVMLIACWGMYKALSLESIRNESLQHHMNAGRHGKISGTWQARLSRIIEFPKVDETKRFINEDVINAMNLVKDELSKYSWNVEVSNDKLNAISIIRVEHSDDFDFIYEVRAKNYDTPSYAYPESVNPTKMQKKYARAEVFLQDGNKAYDIYGYDEDVITTDIIDQFEKHRHFLNNTSSLNPVVPID from the coding sequence ATGAAAAATAATTTTAAAACAACAATCTTAAAACCAGTATTTATTCCTTCTGTTATTTTTATAATAACATTAGTGAGTTTTGCTATTTTGTCCCCTCAACTTGCAAATGAAGTTTTTACAAATGTTAGAAATTTTGTGGCAGATAAATTTGGTTGGCTTTATATGTTAGGTGTAGGTATTTTTACTTTATTTGCACTTTTTTTAGCTGTTTCTCCCTTTGGAAAATTTAGATTAGGACCAGACCAGTCAAAACCTACTTATAGTAATCTTTCATGGTTTGCTATGCTTTTTTCAGCTGGAATGGGAATAGGGCTTATGTTTTGGAGTGTAGCAGAACCTGTTATGCACTATGTTTCTCCTCCTGTTGAAACAGCTCAAAGTATTGATTCTGCAAAAATGGCAATGAATATTTTATTTTTTCACTGGGGATTACATGCATGGGCTATTTATGCAATAGTGGGCTTAGTTTTAGCATATTTCTCTTTTAGACATGGATTACCTTTATCTATAAGGTCAGCTTTATATCCTTTAATTGGATATAAAATTTATGGAAAAATAGGGCATAGTGTTGACACAATTGCTGTTTTAGGAACGGTTTTTGGAGTTGCTACTTCTTTGGGATTTGGAGTATTACAAATAAACTCAGGATTAAACTATCTTTTTGAAATACCTGTTGGAATTTCAACTCAAATTATTTTAATTGCATTAATTACGGCAATTGCAACAATTTCAGTTGTTTTAGGTTTAGATGGAGGTATTAAAAGATTATCTGAATTAAATCTTTATTTAGCAGGTTTTTTACTTTTATTTATATTTTTAGCTGGACCTACATTTTTTTTACTAAATACTTTAATACAAAATATTGGTTCATATTTATCAAATATTGTATTTATGACTTTTAATCAATACTCTTATGATACAACTTCTTCTTGGATGAGTTCTTGGACTCTATTTTATTGGGCTTGGTGGATAGCTTGGGCTCCTTTTGTTGGAATGTTTATAGCAAGAGTTTCAAGGGGACGAACAATTAGAGAGTTTGTTATTGGAGTTTTATTTGTACCAGTTGGATTTACTTTTATTTGGATGACTGTATTTGGAAATAGTGCTTTATATTCTATTATGAATGAAGGTTTTACTCTTTTATCAACTGCTGTTTCAGCTGATGTTTCAACAGCACTTTTTAAATTTTTACAACATTTCCCTTTTTCAAGTTTTGTATCAGTTATTGCAATTGTTTTAGTTGTTACATTTTTTGTAACATCATCTGATTCAGGTTCTTTAGTTGTAGATACAATAGCTTCAGGAGGAAGAGTAAATAATCCAGTTTGGCAAAGAATATTTTGGGCTGTAAGTCAAGGAATAGTTGCCATTGCACTATTACTAGCAGGAGGACTTCAAGCCTTACAATCAGCTTCAATAATCATGGCTTTACCTTTTGTTTTCGTTATGTTAATTGCTTGTTGGGGAATGTATAAGGCTTTAAGTTTAGAAAGTATTAGAAATGAGAGTTTGCAACATCATATGAATGCAGGTCGTCATGGAAAAATAAGTGGAACATGGCAAGCAAGATTAAGCAGAATTATTGAATTTCCAAAAGTTGATGAGACAAAAAGATTTATAAATGAAGATGTTATAAATGCAATGAATTTAGTAAAAGATGAACTTTCTAAATATTCATGGAATGTAGAAGTTTCAAATGATAAGTTAAATGCAATCTCTATTATAAGAGTTGAGCATTCTGATGATTTTGATTTTATTTATGAAGTTAGAGCAAAAAATTATGATACACCAAGTTATGCTTATCCTGAATCAGTAAATCCTACTAAAATGCAAAAAAAATATGCAAGAGCCGAAGTTTTTTTACAAGATGGAAATAAGGCTTATGATATTTATGGATATGATGAAGATGTGATAACAACTGATATAATTGATCAGTTTGAAAAGCATAGACATTTTTTAAATAATACTTCTAGTCTAAATCCAGTAGTACCAATAGATTAG
- a CDS encoding disulfide oxidoreductase, with product MSLNSSSRSDSLSLTFIFLAFLVSLIATLGSLFFSEIMNFVPCSLCWYQRIFMYPLVFIFLVNLLYPDDKIYKYSFPLVIIGLAFSIYHNLLILKVIPENLSPCVQGIPCSVDYLNWLGFITIPLLSFFAYTIILILLIMSKRKR from the coding sequence ATGTCTTTAAATTCTTCTTCTAGGTCAGACTCTTTGAGTTTGACCTTTATTTTTTTGGCTTTTTTAGTATCTTTAATTGCTACTTTAGGAAGCCTGTTTTTTTCAGAAATTATGAATTTTGTTCCTTGTTCTTTGTGTTGGTATCAAAGAATATTTATGTACCCTTTGGTTTTTATATTTTTAGTAAATCTTTTATATCCTGATGATAAGATATATAAATACTCTTTTCCTTTGGTTATTATTGGATTAGCATTTTCTATTTATCATAATTTATTAATACTAAAAGTAATTCCTGAAAATTTGTCACCTTGTGTACAAGGAATACCTTGTTCTGTTGATTATTTAAATTGGTTAGGGTTTATTACTATCCCTTTGTTATCTTTTTTTGCTTATACTATCATTCTTATTTTATTAATTATGTCAAAAAGGAAAAGGTAG
- a CDS encoding DUF6172 family protein — MKKTFQLNVSNKNRERQVDSIKNEVRKYIKREKSKRPPEGFNFWAFDCKFGKTADEASEIKFVDVTKFIDFAASENYDSFYLELIARADIKKVKEKNNSNEEQNDEEIEEN, encoded by the coding sequence ATGAAAAAAACGTTCCAACTAAATGTATCAAATAAAAACAGAGAAAGACAAGTTGACTCTATAAAAAATGAAGTAAGAAAATATATCAAAAGAGAAAAAAGTAAAAGACCTCCTGAAGGTTTTAATTTTTGGGCATTTGATTGTAAATTTGGAAAAACAGCCGATGAAGCTAGTGAAATAAAATTTGTTGATGTGACAAAATTTATTGATTTTGCAGCAAGTGAAAATTATGATAGTTTTTATTTAGAACTTATTGCAAGAGCTGATATTAAAAAAGTAAAAGAAAAAAATAACTCTAATGAAGAGCAAAATGACGAAGAGATAGAAGAAAACTAA
- a CDS encoding glycosyltransferase family 2 protein, which yields MRYIILGLIMAGLFQVFFWITKDNRVSLVETLSEKIESLSYSPYKGYNKQVLSPREIEDDVNMLSHITNKVRTYSTMDAKVILEEASKINLPVDLGLWISGDHKENHLEIERAIKLLEKYPNNIANVIVGNEVLLRADINEVELFAYIDFMREFTDKPITSAETWDVWERVPQLANHVDFLTIHILPYWEKVPIEQFNSFVIEKYNTVKKIHPDKKITIGETGWPSHGYNNNSAVPSLKNQATAIRSFINLAQENDWSYNIIEAFDQQWKGYDEGNVGQYWGIFTSDRTLKFYLSGDIEINENWLYQMIAAIIIGALITLYGLKNQRLNISHAFAYAIAAQGMAFGIVMAVIYPFTNYMNFGMWVMWGMGTFLMIPLIIITLAKANELFRNSIGIAPQRLVPLDLKSDNIPFVSIHVPAYKEQPHVLEETLRALSRLKYPNYEVLVIINNTPEEFYWKPIEKLCEELGDKFVFMNITCTGFKAGALNAALEQTNKEAEIIAVIDADYVVESSWLVDLVPLFDDPKVAIVQAPQDHRDGNESIIKAAMNAEYAGFFDIGMIDRNEENAIVVHGTMVMVRLSSMMEVGGWGTDTIVEDSELGLRLFEAGYIAHYTNRRYGYGLLPDTVEAFKTQRHRWAYGAIQILKKHWKEFKPSANKLTPRQKNKFVAGWFFWLSDAMGPVMAVMNIIWVPVIIFVGVTIPTIPLTIPIITAFLVNILHTFILYRMKVKATLKDTLLSSIASMSLQLIIFKAVFDGFVKDGLPFKRTQKGGKAKKTNDNPIKHETILAVLLLTSFFALIFTNHSGIVEIYVFAATIFIQSIPYISAIIMRRLELYSIKNQKS from the coding sequence TTGAGATATATTATCTTGGGACTTATAATGGCTGGATTATTCCAAGTATTTTTTTGGATTACAAAAGATAATCGAGTATCATTAGTTGAAACTCTATCAGAAAAAATAGAATCTTTGTCTTATTCACCATATAAAGGTTACAATAAACAAGTTCTATCACCAAGAGAGATAGAGGATGATGTAAATATGTTATCACATATTACTAATAAAGTAAGAACTTACTCAACAATGGATGCAAAAGTAATTTTAGAAGAGGCTTCTAAAATCAATCTGCCTGTTGATTTAGGTCTATGGATAAGTGGAGATCATAAAGAGAATCATTTAGAAATAGAAAGAGCTATTAAATTACTTGAAAAATATCCTAATAATATTGCAAATGTAATAGTAGGAAATGAGGTTCTTTTAAGAGCAGATATAAATGAAGTTGAATTATTTGCTTACATTGACTTTATGAGAGAGTTCACAGACAAACCAATAACAAGTGCTGAAACATGGGATGTTTGGGAAAGAGTTCCTCAACTTGCTAATCATGTGGATTTTTTAACTATTCATATTCTACCTTATTGGGAGAAAGTTCCAATTGAACAATTTAACTCTTTTGTTATTGAAAAATATAATACAGTAAAAAAGATTCATCCAGATAAGAAGATAACTATTGGGGAAACTGGTTGGCCAAGTCATGGATACAATAATAATAGTGCTGTTCCTAGCTTGAAAAATCAAGCTACTGCTATTAGAAGTTTCATCAACTTAGCTCAAGAAAATGATTGGTCTTACAATATAATCGAAGCTTTTGATCAACAATGGAAAGGTTATGATGAAGGAAATGTAGGTCAATATTGGGGAATTTTCACATCAGATAGAACTTTAAAATTTTATTTAAGTGGTGATATTGAAATCAATGAAAATTGGCTTTATCAAATGATTGCTGCTATTATAATTGGAGCTTTGATTACTTTATATGGTCTTAAAAATCAAAGATTAAATATAAGTCACGCTTTTGCTTATGCTATTGCTGCTCAAGGTATGGCATTTGGTATAGTTATGGCTGTAATTTATCCATTTACAAACTATATGAATTTTGGTATGTGGGTTATGTGGGGAATGGGAACATTTTTAATGATTCCTTTAATTATTATTACCCTTGCAAAAGCAAATGAGTTATTTAGAAATTCTATTGGAATTGCTCCTCAAAGATTAGTTCCTCTTGATTTAAAATCAGATAATATCCCTTTTGTTTCTATTCATGTTCCAGCTTACAAAGAACAACCTCATGTATTAGAAGAGACGTTAAGAGCATTAAGTAGACTTAAATATCCAAATTATGAAGTTTTAGTAATTATTAATAACACTCCTGAAGAGTTTTACTGGAAACCAATTGAAAAGTTATGTGAAGAGTTAGGCGATAAATTTGTATTTATGAATATTACCTGTACTGGATTTAAAGCAGGTGCTTTAAACGCAGCGTTAGAGCAAACAAATAAAGAAGCAGAAATAATTGCTGTAATTGATGCTGATTATGTTGTTGAATCATCTTGGCTAGTAGATTTAGTTCCTTTATTTGATGATCCTAAAGTTGCAATCGTTCAAGCACCACAAGATCATAGAGATGGAAATGAATCTATTATAAAAGCAGCTATGAATGCTGAATATGCTGGATTCTTTGATATTGGTATGATTGATAGAAATGAAGAGAATGCTATCGTTGTTCACGGAACTATGGTTATGGTAAGACTTAGTTCTATGATGGAAGTTGGTGGTTGGGGAACTGATACTATTGTTGAAGATAGTGAATTAGGTTTAAGACTATTTGAAGCAGGATACATCGCTCACTATACAAATAGAAGATATGGTTATGGATTACTTCCTGATACTGTTGAAGCCTTTAAAACTCAAAGACATAGATGGGCTTATGGAGCTATTCAGATTCTTAAAAAACACTGGAAAGAGTTTAAACCTTCAGCAAACAAACTTACACCTAGACAAAAAAATAAGTTTGTTGCAGGATGGTTTTTCTGGTTAAGTGATGCAATGGGTCCTGTTATGGCGGTTATGAATATTATTTGGGTTCCTGTTATTATTTTTGTTGGAGTTACAATTCCTACAATTCCATTAACAATTCCTATTATTACAGCATTTTTAGTAAATATTTTACACACATTTATTTTATATAGAATGAAAGTAAAAGCTACTTTAAAAGACACTCTTTTAAGTTCAATCGCTTCTATGAGTTTACAACTTATTATTTTTAAAGCTGTATTTGATGGATTTGTAAAAGATGGTTTACCATTTAAAAGAACTCAAAAAGGTGGGAAAGCTAAAAAAACAAATGATAACCCAATCAAACATGAAACTATACTTGCTGTGTTATTGTTGACATCTTTCTTTGCTTTAATTTTTACAAATCATTCAGGAATTGTAGAGATTTACGTTTTTGCAGCAACTATATTTATTCAAAGTATTCCTTATATCTCAGCTATTATTATGAGAAGATTGGAACTTTATTCTATTAAAAATCAGAAGTCTTAA
- a CDS encoding MFS transporter encodes MNENINTNSYIDKFSLSPVSSLFFAIAFLAIGYGMILTFVGVYLKELGLNDAIIGLINASFFLGAIGSSIFSQKIISSVGHIRSFATFASLMVISFLTQALFFNEYLWAFLRFVSGFAFYALLIIIESWLNEKSSQKHRGKILAIYTIIFYLATALGQVFLNIKGDTTYIIFILGSVLILFSVLFISMTKIKEPILKPFEKYSFPKLYNVVPLALTGSFIGGFFVGGFFTMVPIYLMQKYSSIETVSLFMACSIIGGLISQWPIGILSDKYGRRKIIAYSGFYIFFISLLFLFSHLLDNYIYFLGIFLGFSIFSIYPLSLARANDVVDENKDIVEISRALLFAYGLGSFIAPIILGIGLFYYLEFIFLVFAILGLFLGFYSLSKKRVADDDMSIFVNIPVASGSVVVELDPRQDLENEKEKNEK; translated from the coding sequence ATGAATGAAAATATAAACACAAACTCGTATATAGATAAATTTTCATTAAGTCCAGTTTCATCTTTGTTTTTTGCGATAGCTTTTTTGGCTATTGGATATGGGATGATACTTACTTTTGTAGGAGTTTATCTAAAAGAATTAGGTTTAAATGACGCAATTATTGGTTTGATAAATGCTTCATTTTTTTTAGGCGCCATTGGCTCCTCAATATTTAGTCAAAAAATAATATCCTCCGTCGGACATATCAGAAGTTTTGCAACTTTTGCTTCTTTGATGGTTATCTCTTTTTTAACTCAAGCTCTCTTTTTTAATGAATACCTATGGGCATTTTTACGTTTTGTCTCTGGTTTTGCTTTTTATGCACTTTTAATAATCATCGAAAGTTGGTTAAATGAAAAAAGTAGTCAAAAACATAGAGGAAAAATACTTGCGATTTATACAATTATTTTTTATCTAGCTACAGCACTTGGACAGGTTTTTTTAAATATCAAAGGTGATACAACTTATATAATTTTTATATTAGGTTCAGTTTTAATTCTATTTTCAGTGCTTTTTATCTCTATGACAAAAATAAAAGAACCAATTTTAAAACCTTTTGAAAAATATAGTTTTCCAAAACTTTATAACGTAGTTCCATTAGCACTTACTGGAAGTTTTATTGGCGGATTTTTTGTTGGTGGGTTTTTTACAATGGTACCTATTTATTTAATGCAAAAATATTCATCGATTGAAACAGTATCTCTTTTTATGGCTTGTTCAATAATTGGAGGATTAATTTCACAATGGCCAATTGGAATATTGTCTGATAAATATGGAAGAAGAAAAATTATAGCTTATAGTGGTTTTTATATCTTTTTTATATCTTTACTTTTTTTATTTTCACATTTATTGGATAACTATATCTATTTTTTAGGAATTTTTCTTGGTTTTTCTATTTTTAGTATTTATCCTTTATCTCTTGCAAGGGCAAATGATGTGGTTGATGAAAATAAAGATATTGTTGAAATAAGTAGAGCATTACTTTTTGCTTATGGATTAGGTTCATTTATTGCTCCTATTATTTTAGGTATCGGACTTTTTTATTATTTGGAATTTATTTTTTTAGTATTTGCTATTTTAGGACTATTTTTAGGTTTTTACTCTTTATCAAAAAAACGAGTGGCAGATGATGATATGAGTATATTTGTAAATATTCCAGTAGCTTCAGGAAGTGTAGTTGTGGAGTTAGACCCAAGACAAGATTTAGAAAATGAAAAGGAAAAAAATGAAAAATAA
- a CDS encoding serine hydroxymethyltransferase, translated as MSFITNANLKEADNEVFSIIENELKRQTNHLEMIASENFTSPAVMQAMGSVFTNKYAEGYPYKRYYGGCEQADAVEQLAIDRACKIFGCTYANVQPHSGSQANGAVYAALLNAGDKILGMDLSHGGHLTHGSKPSFSGKNYSAFYYGVELDGRINYDKVMEIAKIAQPKIIVCGASAYAREIDFSKFREIADAVGAILFADIAHIAGLVAAGEHMSPFPYADVVTTTTHKTLRGPRGGMIMTNDEEIAKKINSAIFPGLQGGPLVHVIAAKAVAFKEILAPEWKDYAKQVKANAKVLAVVLMKRGYDIVSNGTDNHLVLVSFLNKPFSGKDADAALGNAGITVNKNTVPGETRSPFVTSGIRIGSPALTARGMKEKEFEIIANKICDVLDNIEDTTLHAKINKELEELASNFVIYNQSTF; from the coding sequence ATGAGTTTTATAACAAATGCGAATTTAAAAGAAGCGGATAATGAAGTTTTTTCAATTATTGAAAATGAATTAAAAAGACAAACTAATCATCTTGAAATGATTGCTAGTGAAAACTTCACTAGTCCTGCTGTTATGCAAGCTATGGGTTCTGTTTTTACCAACAAATATGCTGAGGGTTATCCTTACAAAAGATATTATGGTGGTTGTGAGCAAGCTGATGCTGTTGAGCAATTAGCAATTGACAGAGCTTGTAAAATCTTTGGTTGTACTTATGCTAATGTTCAACCTCATTCAGGAAGCCAAGCTAATGGTGCTGTTTATGCTGCATTATTAAATGCTGGTGATAAAATCTTAGGTATGGATTTATCTCATGGTGGACATTTAACTCATGGTTCTAAACCATCATTTTCTGGTAAAAACTATTCTGCATTTTATTATGGTGTTGAATTAGATGGAAGAATCAATTATGACAAAGTTATGGAAATTGCAAAAATAGCTCAACCAAAAATCATTGTTTGTGGAGCAAGTGCTTATGCTAGAGAGATTGATTTTTCTAAATTTAGAGAAATAGCTGATGCTGTTGGTGCTATTTTATTTGCTGATATTGCTCACATTGCTGGTCTTGTTGCTGCTGGTGAACATATGTCACCATTCCCTTATGCTGATGTTGTTACAACTACTACTCATAAGACTTTAAGAGGTCCAAGAGGTGGTATGATTATGACAAATGATGAAGAGATTGCTAAAAAAATCAATAGTGCAATTTTCCCAGGACTTCAAGGTGGACCACTTGTTCATGTAATTGCTGCAAAAGCAGTAGCATTTAAAGAGATATTAGCTCCAGAATGGAAAGATTATGCAAAACAAGTAAAAGCAAATGCAAAAGTATTGGCTGTTGTACTAATGAAAAGAGGATATGACATCGTTTCAAATGGAACAGATAATCACTTAGTATTAGTAAGCTTTTTAAATAAACCATTTTCAGGAAAAGATGCAGATGCAGCTTTAGGAAATGCTGGAATTACAGTAAATAAAAATACAGTACCAGGAGAGACAAGAAGTCCATTTGTTACTTCAGGAATTAGAATAGGAAGCCCAGCATTAACTGCAAGGGGAATGAAAGAAAAAGAGTTTGAAATAATAGCAAACAAAATTTGTGATGTATTAGATAATATTGAAGATACAACTTTACATGCTAAAATCAACAAAGAGTTAGAAGAACTTGCTTCAAACTTTGTGATTTACAATCAATCGACTTTTTAA
- a CDS encoding bifunctional helix-turn-helix domain-containing protein/methylated-DNA--[protein]-cysteine S-methyltransferase, with product MPTLDTTYKQIEKAIKYIDENFKEHPSVDEVAKNIGMSKYHFIRVFKEYVGVTPKQFLHCVTLNYAKEHIKESKSILDSSLDIGLSSTSRLHELFVNLIGVTPKEWKEKGKDVHITYGFGQTPFGEALIGFTDKGICYLGFIDNNKKEIFQRFNELWENANLIFDEKLACEYLENIFVKNQKYPLLVKGTNLQINVWKALLNLPNGIVATYSDIANYLDKPKAVRAIASAIGRNHIGYLIPCHRVIAKSGAMSGYRWGIERKKILIAYESVNNGLDK from the coding sequence ATGCCTACTTTAGATACTACTTATAAACAAATTGAAAAGGCAATAAAATATATTGATGAAAATTTCAAAGAACACCCTAGTGTTGATGAAGTTGCCAAAAATATAGGAATGAGTAAATATCATTTTATAAGAGTATTTAAAGAGTATGTAGGTGTTACTCCAAAACAATTTTTACATTGTGTAACCCTAAATTATGCAAAAGAACATATAAAAGAATCCAAATCCATACTAGATAGTAGTTTGGATATTGGACTATCAAGTACTAGCCGACTTCACGAACTTTTTGTAAACTTAATAGGAGTTACTCCAAAAGAGTGGAAAGAAAAAGGGAAAGATGTTCATATCACTTATGGTTTTGGGCAAACTCCTTTTGGGGAAGCACTAATAGGATTTACTGATAAGGGTATTTGTTATTTAGGATTTATCGATAATAATAAAAAAGAGATTTTCCAAAGATTTAATGAACTTTGGGAAAATGCAAATCTGATTTTTGATGAAAAACTTGCATGTGAATATTTGGAAAATATCTTTGTAAAAAACCAAAAATACCCTCTTTTAGTAAAAGGAACAAATCTTCAAATAAATGTTTGGAAAGCCCTTTTAAATCTTCCAAATGGCATTGTTGCCACTTATTCTGATATTGCAAATTACTTAGATAAACCAAAAGCTGTAAGAGCAATTGCTAGTGCTATTGGAAGAAATCATATTGGATACTTAATCCCTTGTCATCGAGTCATAGCAAAAAGTGGAGCTATGAGTGGTTATAGATGGGGAATTGAGAGAAAAAAAATACTTATTGCTTATGAGTCTGTGAATAATGGATTGGATAAATAA
- a CDS encoding peptidoglycan recognition protein family protein: MKIILLITSFLITLNAIQIKQMPIMFSENRVELTKQYIKKSYDLEVENIEIIPKIIVIHHTGIDDLKDSFDKLNPETLSIDRSYILKAGNLNVSAHFLVDFDGTIYSIMPETFMARHVIGLNLSSIGIENIGGNKKSLTNEQLQANIKLVEYLKNKYKTIEYLIGHYEYKNFETHHLFLEKDSSYRTVKQDPSEEFMENLRKSFPNLKSF, from the coding sequence ATGAAAATAATACTATTAATAACAAGTTTTTTGATAACTTTAAATGCTATACAAATCAAGCAAATGCCTATAATGTTCAGTGAAAATAGAGTTGAATTGACAAAACAATATATAAAAAAATCTTACGATTTAGAAGTTGAAAATATTGAGATTATTCCTAAAATAATAGTGATTCATCACACAGGAATAGATGATTTAAAAGACTCTTTTGATAAGTTAAATCCAGAAACCTTATCAATAGATAGAAGTTATATATTAAAAGCAGGAAATCTAAATGTTTCAGCACACTTTTTAGTGGATTTTGATGGAACTATTTACTCTATAATGCCTGAAACCTTTATGGCAAGACACGTAATAGGTCTAAATCTTTCGAGCATTGGAATAGAAAATATTGGTGGAAATAAAAAATCTTTAACAAATGAACAATTACAAGCGAATATAAAACTTGTAGAGTATTTAAAAAACAAATACAAGACTATAGAATATTTAATTGGTCATTATGAATATAAAAATTTTGAAACTCATCATTTATTCTTGGAAAAAGATAGTAGTTACAGAACCGTAAAACAAGATCCAAGTGAAGAATTTATGGAAAATTTAAGAAAAAGTTTTCCAAATTTAAAATCATTTTAA
- a CDS encoding class I SAM-dependent methyltransferase, with the protein MKKFSYESMFEIIFYLKEELQIKNQILLEVLNPDIEENIYLGEKYILENQEYIYRNFKTWTDLAELFFCRLNVESINKKTMIIKFDKLDKLDSFHNDINNDKNEKYGENSTFFRINKNEDASFLNSYINALKNVKIEEKKEVLNLGINKADEFEVIKNLVNEECFNTINFTGIDYSASAIEYAKNRFPQKNFQFFVHDINNLKELKLKKADLIISIGTLQSSGLNFKLLFMELIQNHLEDKGSIILGFPNCRWINGEVIYGAKAPNYSYSEQSILYKDVYFCKKYLQQKKYRVTLTGKNYLFLTATSIK; encoded by the coding sequence ATGAAAAAATTTAGTTATGAATCAATGTTTGAAATTATTTTTTATTTAAAAGAAGAATTACAAATAAAAAATCAGATTTTACTTGAGGTGTTAAATCCAGACATTGAAGAAAATATATATTTAGGAGAAAAATATATCTTAGAAAATCAAGAATATATCTATAGAAATTTCAAAACTTGGACAGATTTGGCTGAGTTATTTTTTTGTAGATTAAATGTAGAAAGTATAAATAAAAAAACTATGATTATAAAGTTTGATAAATTGGATAAATTAGACTCTTTTCATAATGATATAAATAATGATAAAAATGAAAAATACGGAGAGAATTCAACATTTTTTAGAATAAATAAAAATGAAGATGCTTCATTTTTAAATAGTTATATAAATGCTTTGAAAAATGTAAAAATTGAAGAGAAAAAAGAGGTTTTAAATTTAGGAATAAATAAAGCAGATGAATTTGAAGTTATAAAGAATTTAGTAAATGAGGAGTGTTTCAATACTATTAATTTTACGGGAATTGATTACTCAGCAAGTGCAATAGAATATGCAAAAAATAGATTCCCTCAAAAGAACTTTCAATTTTTTGTTCATGATATAAATAATTTAAAAGAATTAAAACTAAAAAAAGCAGATTTAATTATTTCTATTGGTACTTTACAAAGTTCAGGGTTAAATTTTAAACTTTTATTTATGGAATTAATTCAAAATCACTTAGAAGATAAAGGCTCTATAATTTTAGGTTTTCCAAATTGCAGATGGATAAATGGTGAGGTTATTTATGGAGCAAAAGCACCAAATTATTCATATAGTGAGCAATCTATTTTATATAAAGATGTCTATTTTTGTAAGAAATATCTACAACAAAAAAAGTATAGAGTAACTTTAACTGGAAAAAATTATCTATTTTTGACTGCAACTTCAATAAAATAG